GGATAAATTTTTCTCCGAGTTCCAGCCAGAATTCTGCTTTATTCCGCTTCCCACTTTTAAATGCTTCCAGTATTTCAGTAACGATGTGCACGGACTTGGATGGATGGCAATTTTTCACCTCGCGCCCGATAACGGCAGCACTTCGAGGAAATATACGGTGCTTGCTGTCTGAATAGTACGCAACTCGGTCATCAGGGCCGACAAAACTGATATCCACAGGCAAATTACGGAAAATGGCGTTTATGACCTCTGGAGCGAGATTCCCGGTGGCCAGAGAAATCAAATCTGTATTGTCAGTTGGTTGTGACTCGTGGGCAGCACGGGCAGACCATTCAGTACCGGGCGTCACATCAAAAGAATACCCGATTTCATCATCTCCCAAACGGCATCTATTCCAGTCATCTTCGGTCAGTAACTCAAGGCTCATGGGGAAGAGGATGTTTTCCTCTTTCCGTATCATTTCTTCTGCTTCATTAAGAAAATCAACCACAGCAACAACGCTCTCAAGCTGCTTCTTTTCTGCAAGCAAGTTTTGCGCGTGGCGTAATTTACTGCGTATATCATCGTGCACCTCCCACATCACTTTGCCGGGGGCGCTGAGGCCGTGCTGTTCCAACAGAGGAAAAAGCTGATTCTCTTTGCGGATATAGTGAGTTTGAATACCCGCAAGTTCCTGTACTAAATTTGTAAGATGGCCGTGAACAAAAGCCCATGCGGCTTCTTCTGCTCCCCCGTTCACTTTGGCTACTTCCTGCCTGATTTCGGCAATCAGCTCTTTTGCCTGGGTATTTTCTTGAAGATATGTATGAATGGGGTGCCCAGGTTGCACCGGGCGCATCTCCTGTTTTTCAAGCGCGCCTTGAAACAGGGCGGCATGCAGATGGCACATTCGCTTAATTTCCGTTTCCGGAAGCCCTTCGTTAACCAGCGTTTGCTCAAGCCCTGCAATTTCTTCCGGCGAGATATCCCCAACCGTTCTATTGAATTTCTCCTGCAACTGATTGAACTCCACACCATCATGCAGTTCTCGGATAATTTCCTTGAGATTTTCCAACCTTTGTTCCCGTGATAGTATGCTGGGTGCTTTTGCAGATTGCTGCACAGCAGGGGGTAGAATAGCCACAGTTTCGCCCGTGGTTGCCATAATTTTTTCCGCAATGAACAGAAGCAGCGCAAGGACGCTTTCATTCCCCAGACCTGCAGCTTTTTCTATGGAGGCTACCCGGCCCATAGTTTGGTGCAGAATAGGGTTCTTTAATTTTTCAAAAGAGCTATTGCGTTCTGCCAAAGCGTTTACAAGAAAAGGATATTTTTCTGTTAACGCAAATATTTTTGTGTCTTGAGATAGTTCCATAGCGCACCTCTTTGTAGATTTTCTTGTAAGCTATGCCCAAAAGTAACGTATGGATGTGATAAATGTCACACTTGCCAATTATACTCCAGGTTCCACCTGAAACAGTTCAAAACTATTTTTGTCATACTGCAAAAGCCCTTCAGCCTTCATGGCACTAAGTTCTCGCGATAAAGCGCTTCGATCCACGCAAAGATATTCCGCAAGTTCCGTTTTATTGAAGGGAATTTCAACTATGGTGCTTTTGGCTGAAACGGCTTGGGCAGAAAGAAAAGAAAGCAGTTTCTCGCGAGTTGTCCGTTTGGAAAGGTATTCCAACTTTTTAGTCAGCAAAATATTTTTTTTTGCCAATATACGCATCATATTCATAACCAGCTGAGTGTGAAACACACACGCAGACGAGCAGGTGGTGATGATTTTGCGATAGTCGATCAACATAATTTCGGTTGCTTCACAAGCGATTACGCTGACTGGCAACGCCACTTGCTCCGCACAAGAAAATGCTTCTCCGAACAGACCACTAGATTCAATATGAGCTAGTATTGTTCGGTTTCCCCAAAAATCTTCCTGTAATACCCGCACACTGCCAGATAGTACGATTCCTACGGATATAGGCTTTTCTCCTGCTACAAAAATCAATTCATCTTTACGATACCGCCGCTTCACTGCCGTCAAGCAAGCCAGTAACGATGCCAACTGACTCTCATCAATACCCCTGAATAAAGGACTATGCTTTATTTTTTCAAACATCATTGTGAATTTTCCTTCTAGTGTTGCAAATGTCACAACATTAGCAAATGAGGTGAAGTATTACAAGGGAACAACGCTGATATTGCATAAGTATCCAGGTAAACAAAAAAATGTATTTTGCCCAATGAATACTCAAAAAACTTATAAGAGGGGAAATTACAATGATCCGGAAAATCATTAAAATAGATCAATGCTGTCCGGCTAAGGTGCGTTAAATATGTTCAAAATCTCCGAGGTTTATGCTACAAAACAGTTGCATAACCCATTGCAGCCCAAGGAGATTTTGAACATGAGCCATCATAATACACTCTTTTCTCAAATGCTATCATTGATTCCCAGACATGTTTTTCAGAAACTGGAAGCCCGGCATAAAACAGGTCGTTCTTCTCGACAATTCGGCTTTAAGGAACAGTCTACGGTCATGGCTTTTATCCAGCTTGCAGCAAGGCGCTCCATGCGTGACGGATTGCGCTGTTTGGCCGCCTGCGGCAAGAGGCTGTATCATTTTGGCCTTTTTCCCGTTGCACGTTCCACTTTCTCCGATGCCAACAACTCCCGGCCTGTGGGCTTTTTCAAAGATCTATTTGCCGACATGTACAGCCTGTGTGTTCCCAAGGCCTCCAAACACAAATTTCATTTCAAATGCAAACTTTACAGCATGGACGCCACCACCATCAGCCTGTGTTTGTCGCTGTTTCCCTGGGCCACGTTCCGCCAAAACAAGGGCGGCGTCAAAATGAACACAGTGCTTGACCACGATGGTCATATCCCGGCATTTGTCACCGTTGATGTGGCCAAAACGCACGAAAGCCGTATGGCGAAAAGTCTTTCTCTGCCCAAAGGCTCCATCGTGACCTTCGACAAAGGCTATGTCAGTTACCCCTGGTTTCAGACCCTGCTCGAAAATGGCATCTTTTTCGTCACCCGCCTGAAGGACAACGCTGTTTACAAACTGCTGGAGCGCCGCCCGGTGAACCGCACAAGCGGGGTTACTTCCGACCACATTATCGAAGTGAAGCACAGCCGGGGAAAAGTCTTGCGCCTGCGTCGCATCGGCTACCGGGACGCCGAAACAGGCAAGCGTTACGAATTTCTGACAAATCACTTTCGCCTGTCCGCCCGCACCATCGCCGATATTTACAAAGAACGCTGGAAAATCGAACTCTTTTTTCGCGAAATCAAACAGAATCTACGCATCAAAAGCTTTGTCGGGAACACGGAAAATGCTGTATTGATTCAGATTTATACCGCGCTGACCGTCTACCTGCTCCTGGCCTACCAGAAATTCCTGAGTAAAACAGGGCTGTCCGTGCAGCAACTTTTCCAAATCGCCTCACTGAACATCCTCGGAACAGACTCGCTGGAAGAACTCCTGAAGCCCCGACGACGAAAAAATGAAAACCTCTATAACCTCAGTCTGTTATCCTTGGCAGCTTAACCGGACAGCATTGATTTCCAGTTAAATATCTACACTATGGGGTAGATACAAGGGGACTGGGCTTCTGGACTGAACGTAAGCACATCTGCACTCTACCTTTACAATACATATCTGACCGAGCTTGAGCCTTTGTGAAGACGCCCTGCGTCTGAAACAAAGGCTCATTGCGCTTTAGCGCAACATGAACAGTGAAAACAAAAACGCCCTCTGAACCAAGGGCATAGAAGTATGGGATGGCTGTTGCTCAAGCTTTGTTCAATTCAATGCGCTAAAGCGCAACTTGTTTTTCTTCCTGCCGTAAACGGCACTCAGAAAACCAAGAGCTTGTTTTAAATATTTTTTAACGAACTACAGCAGTTAAAATCCGGTAAATTGTCTTTAACTGTTCATCGTCAGCTTCGACAATCATCTTTTGCACTTCTCGCTCAAGTTCTTGCCTCGGTGCTTCATGTTCCGCACTGACCAGTTCTGCCAAAGAAACATCCAGAGCAACCGCAATCTTGGTCAAGTTCTTCACTGATACAGTTTCTTTGCCTAATTCAAGGTCGCTCCAATACTTCCCATTCAGACCGGCCATTTCTGCCATCTGCTCTTGGGTGAGCTTCTTTCTTGTCCTTAGTGCTCGAATTCTTTGGCCTAATCGTTTTTCGTCGGTCATTTCAATGCCTCCATATTCTATTGTACGAGGCATTTCTAACCAATACACCGGGTATATACTTAATTTATGCCTTGTGTTATAGGCTTATCCTGAATTGAGTAATGCAGTTCCGGGTATACCGGGTAAGACACCCAAATTTTCTTGGAAAACACTGACTCTACATGCTCAAGCGAACTTGCCTCTTTACCTGTCTTCTCTTTTGGCTCTGTGTGCCTGTGCTGGCCGCAGAGCCTTTACCTGTTGGAGCACATTTTGAAGTGGGCTTTTCGCCTTATGGGAATGCGGAATCAATCATTTTGAACGGTATCAGTCAGGCCAAGACCTCAATAGAGGTAGCGGCCTATTCCTTCACCAGCAAGCCGATTTCTCTGGCTCTGCTGGATGCTCATAAGCGTGGGGTAAAAGTCCGGGTAGTGGCTGATGAAAGGTCGAACACAGGCAAATATTCCGCTGTGACCTTTCTCGCCAATCAGGGCGTACCTGTGCGGACGAATAGCAATTACGCCATTTTCCATCACAAGTTCATGGTGTTTGATGGTCGGCATGTGGAAATGGGCAGCTTCAATTACAGCGCCGCCGCTGCCGACAAAAACGCCGAAAATGTTCTGATGCTTTGGAACGTACCGGATATTGCCAAACCTTATATCGAAGAATGGCAACGGTTATGGGACGAAAGCACAACGGTAACACCGAAATACTAACTTCAATCAAGGAGAGAGACGATGCGCTTCAAACTGCTTTTAACCGTTCTGTGTGCGATTCTTTTATTTGGGATGAATTCACACACGGCACAAGCAAAACAATCTTCCAATGAGATACAGGAAATAGCCCGTGATGCAGCCAAAACGAGCAAGTTTGGGCCTTTTACAGAGGATGATTGTTACAAGTACATAATGGGGCTTTTTAACGGGCAATATCAATCCGATTTAAAAACTCCATCGCAGTTATATGGACGTGCTCCGCAGCAAATATTTAACATTTCTTCATTTCCTAAATCATTGCAACAATACCATTTTAATAAAGAAATTAAAGGATTTTTCATCATTCAACATCATGGCGGTGTAAAACTTGGGAATACACCTATAAGCTTTGCCTATGTGACAAATTTTTCCGGGCCTGAAACATACATATTAGCCATAGAGGCTAACTTGCCAGACAAATATGTACCGGAAGAAGTGATTCAATCCTTGGCAAGTAAGTACGGTCAAGATGGAATCGTTCAATACGATGCTGCTACCATTCGTGAAAGATACTCTAACGCACCTGCTTCATTTAAGCCAACTACATATTATTACAAAGAAACCGATGATTACATCATCACTTTTTATTATACGACAAATTGGGATGTTTCCGCAGGAAGACCTATTTGCGAATTGCTTTACTTGAATAAAAAAACGCTTGCTCTGGCATTGGCTAAAAATCAAGAGCAAATGCAGAAGAACGAAGCCGATACTCAACAGCAAAGACAAAAGGATTTGAACGCTTTTTGATATATTAACCTTTAACCGCTGATACAAAGGAAGGATTACATGAAAAGGATTTTAGGTCTGATTGCGCTTGTAGCTGTATTGATCACTCCGACTTTTGCTTTGGCAGCAGAGCAAATCGGGGTCTATGTGGCTCCGAAGTTCATCTACGGCTATACCATGATGGATTTCAAGGCCAAGGATTACAACAGCGATACCGGCGAAACCCGCTCGATTGGCCTTGGCGATAAGCACGACAACGCTTGGGGTGGTGCTCTGGCGATAGGCTATGACTTCGATAAGCGGTTTAATGTACCCATCAGAGCGGAAGTGGAATACTCCCTGTTTTCTCAGGTGGAAGCGGACAAAAATCGGCTTAACCCGGAAGACTCTGACTGGGACGAAAGTTTCAAACAGAAGTTCGACATCCAGACGCTTTTCCTGAATGCCTATTGGGATATCAACACCGGCACGGCGTTCACTCCCTATATCGGCGCTGGTATCGGCATGGCCTTCATTGACACCAAGTACAACTGCCGGGGTGAGAGCGTTAGCGACCCTGTGAATGACTGGGTAAGGTCTTCTACTGGCAGTAAGAGCAGAACTAATTTTGCTTGGAACGTCGGCGCTGGTCTTGGATATGACTTCAACGAATATGTCACCTTGGACATTGGCTACCGCTTCGTTTCTCTCGGAAACGTCAAGTCGAGCAAGGGTCAGCAAATGGACACCGGAGCCGTGGTACCCAATATGTACGATTACGGCCAGAGCAAAGACCTCTACATGCATCAGGTCATGGCTGGCTTGAGAATAACTTTCTAATCTCGTCCCTGTTATTGCTTCTGAGCCGGGTGTCCTTCGGGATGTCCGGCTTTTTTGCGGCTCATGGTAAGGCGGTCACAAATAGCCAAGCCCTGCTTGATGATTTTGCCACTCCATATAGTTTCATATGCCGCTTGGCAAAAACGGGCCTTAGAATCGATTCTCGTTGGTTTTTTCAAAAAAGAACGGGCAGTCAAAAAGCGACTGCCCGTTTTGCGGTTCATGGAGTGGATAATTTAGGCGTCTTCTTTCGGAGGTTCAGGAGCTTCCGGGGTAGCGTCGCTAACCGCTGTTCCGATTTCAGGTTCAGCGGGTGTTCCATCAGGAGCTTTGTCACTTTCGTTTTCGGTGGATGCACTATCGCTCTGTTCTTGAGCTTTTCTTGCTTCTGATTCCTGCTGCATCTTTTCAATCAATTCGTCAAAGGCTTTACTAATTTCATCATCGGGTAAGTTAATATATTGTTTTAGTTTAAACCCGACATTCACAAATTCATTCCATATGTCAGCCTGTTGTTCCTCAAAAGGCGGGTCTTTCTCATTCTTTGTCTTAGGCGCAGCAGCTACTTTGGTGAAATAGTCATCAATTTTGTGAAAAACACTAGTGAAGCTTCCAACAAAAGCTTCATACCTAGTTCTTCTCCCCTCACCTTCGGAACCACCTTTGCCGGATGCTCGGCGTGGAGCCGTACCGTCTTCCGAATCTTCGCTATCGAAGTCGCGTTCTTTACGCTTAACTTTTTCGTCAATTTCTTTGAAACGAGCTTGCTGTTCTTCCGGTTTCTCGTTCAGGTTCACGAGTTCAATCAACTGTGTAAGCGTAAACGGTCTGCCATTAACGGCATTTTTTATGTCGTCCGGCAGCTTTAACACGGAAAGAGTTTGTGAAACATTGGTACGGCTTCTTTTGAACAGGTCTGCAATCTGAGTATCAATTACTCCGGTTGCGTCTTTGAGCCGTTGAAATGCTTCGGCACGTTCAAATGCGGTAAGGTCATTCCGCATCATGGCTTTATGCAAAGCATTCTCAAAAGNCAGGCCCTAGACTCTGCGTTGCTTGAACTTTTTTTGGCATTAGGGGAAAACGTTCTTGAAGCTTTGGAATGCGACTGTGAAGTTTGCAGGCAACGGCGTCAATACTATGAGCGCCTTACCGATGAAGGCTAACTTTTGAACAAAAAATGGGGCTGTTGAGCGCTCCAATTGTAAACACGCTGTAAAGGATTATATAATGACTGGTGTTTTGGATTTGAAAACTACTTTCCCTTTTATTTCAATTTTGGGCATCGATTTACGGAAAGAATTTGAGGAAGCCTGCACCCTGCAATCCATCAAGCAAGGAACCCAACTCACAGACTCAGGCGCTTCTTGCCGATTTATGACGTTTGTCTTGGCTGGGCGTATAAAAATTTTTAAACTCTCCCATGAAGGACGCGAAATAACACTTTTTCGTGTAACTTCAGGGGAGTGCTGTATTATGTCAGCAGCTTGCATATTGAGTGGTAAGCCTTTTCCAGCAATAGCTGTTGCGGAAGAACCAATAACCGCCATTACGCTGCCCGGTGGCTTTTTTGCCGATTTTTTTAGCCGATCTTTGGTCTTGCAACAATACGTTATGGGGATGTTTGCGGATAGGTTTGAAGCCATGTCCATGTTACTGGAAGAAGTAGCTTTTAACCGTATGGATAATCGCCTTGCCAAATTTTTGCTTCAAAAACATCACCAAGGTAAACTAACAACAACACATGAAGCCATTGCCTTGGAAATGGGAACAGCCAGAGAAGTGGTTAGCCGCTTACTCAATGACTTTCAAAAAAAAGGCTATGTCCAACTTTCCCGTGGTGAGTTGTTCATCAAATCTTTCGAAGCGTTATCCCAGTTGTCTGAAAACTGAGTCAAAATAGTTATCAGATTATATTTTATTGCTGCGAATTGTCTGCGCTCGAAGCCGTTTCATACGGCCAGTCATTTATGCCCCCAAAATCGTATACTTGCGTATATCCCATGCCAATAAGCTCCTTGGCCGCTATGGCATTCCTCCGCCCACTACGACAATAAATAAGAATCAAGGCATCCTTGTCTGAGAGTTCAAATGCCGCACGGTTTTTTATTTCAGTATAAGGAAGCAAGATAGCTCCCTTTATGTGACGCTCTCTGAACTCCTCTTCTGTTCGAACATCAAGCAAAATGTAATGCTCCTCATCAGTCATGAGAGCTTTGGCTTGGGAGGCAGACAATTTCTTATATGCGGTAGCATTGTCAGGATGTTCGCCAAATCCCATACCCATTAGAGAGAAAGCCAAAACACCCAGGAACATAATCTTAATAGCCTTATTGAGCATACTATTCCCTCTTTTACTGTGATTATTGATTGGAAGAATAATAGTGCCATGAAAAAAGTCTGTGACTTTGTCACAAATATGATTTGCCGTAACGTTTCACCATACTCAAAGGCAAGAAATGATCAGGATTAAGCTTTGCACTTTCACCCAGGCTCTACCAATAACCTCTTAAAGGCCCAATCTATACCTTGAAGATTCTTTGTCTTTCCCCTGACGCAAAATCTATGAACAATAATTCCTGCCAGCCTACGATCTCTGCAGAGTATCCAAACACATATTGACTCATCGTTACCCCATACCACGGCAATCGAAAACTTCTTTATTGAGAACGATGTCTGATTGTTGCACTCAATAGGGAGATACTCAATCCATAATACACAATGTGATTATGTCACAGATAAAATATTTGTTGTGCGCTATCAGGAGGAATAGAAAAAAGGAGGGTCGTATGGCGATTAAGAAAAGGCATAAACCCGTGGTTAACCGTGTGTTTTGTGCTGCTTGCGGTGAATGTGCAGAAACATGTCCCCGGTACGCCATAACAATTCAGTGCGGTACCTATGCAAGTATTGACTACAAGCAGTGCGTTGGATGCGGTGCGTGTGCCGTTGCTTGTCCTGCTTCCGCAATCAAACTGGAGGAAGTGTAATGGCAAGAAAAAGTTGGCGGAATCACTTGTGGATCGTGACGTGTGTGTATTTTTTACTTGGGCTGTATAACATTACTTTTGCGTGGTTAGGCTTGATTTTTTTTCTCATTCCTTTGTTAATTGCCTTTATTAACGGTGATAAATCGTATTGCAACAAATACTGTGACCGAGGACGTCTTTTTCGTTTTTTGGGAAGCAGGTTGGGTGTTTCGCGAGGTAAACCAATGCCTGCTTTGTTGAAAAACCGCTGGTTCCGTTACATTTTCATGATATACTTTTTTGGAATGTTTGGAAGTGTTGTTACAGCCACATATCTTGTAGCTTCGGGAGCAAGCGAGCTTGATAGTACGGTTAAACTTTTCCAAGCATTGCGGTTACCACTAGATTGGACCCATTCCATTGGAGCATTTCCCATCTGGGTTACACAGTTTGCCTTCGGATTTTATTCTCTAATGCTTACATCCCTGACACTCGGTTTGGTAACCATGCTGTTTTTCAAACCAAGATCATGGTGTGTATACTGTCCCATGGGCACAATGACGCAAGTGATTTGTAAGCTGAAATGTAAAGACGGCAGCGATATTTAATAACCTATATACTTTCGTACAGAGGAGCATTCTATGGCAAAGCGTATACTCATTATCGGCGCAGTGGCTCTAGGCCCTAAAGCGGCTTCCCGTTGCAAGCGGTTGATGCCGGATGCGGAAGTCACCCTTATTGATCAGTCCAGCCGTATTTCCTATGGCGGATGCGGTATTCCATATTTTATTTCAGACGAAGTGAAAAACGTCGCCGAATTACAATCTACCCCGTATGGAGCTATCAGAAACGAACAATTTTTTGAAAAACACAAAGACATCAAAACACTCACAAATTGCCAAGCCACGCACATCGACAGGAAAGAAAGAATCGTCACGGTGCAGAATCTCATAGATGGTTCAGCATCGACGCTTTCCTACGATTCTCTCGTGTTGGCTCTTGGCAGCTCTCCCAACAGACCTCCGATTCCCGGCATAGAATTGCAGGGTATCTCTTCTGCAGTTAATCTTGATGAAGCCGAGTACATAAAATCTGCCCTCAGCGCTAAAAACAACTCGCATGTAGTCGTTGTTGGAGGCGGATTTATCGGGCTTGAACTTGCCGTTGCCATTGGTGAAATGTGGGGAATTCCTACCAGTGTGATTGAAATCGCCCCACAAGTTTTGCCGAATTTTCTTTCGCCCAGCTTTGCCCGTATGGTGCAGCAAGATTTGGCATCCAAAAATATCACCGTGCATACTGATGAAAAAGTATTACGCTTTGAAGGTAAAGACGGACGAGTCTGTAAGGTGATTACCAACAAACGTGAGATTCCGGCAGAATTGGTAATCATGTCTGCGGGAGTCCATCCGAATACGGATATAGCTAAAGAGGCAGGCCTGAACGTTACGGAGAAAGGATTACTGGTGGTTGATGAGCACATGCGTACTTCTGATCCGGATATTTACGCGGGAGGTGACTGCGTTACTATCCCCAATCAAGTGACAGGAAAGCCGGGGTGGTATCCATTGGGATCTATGGCTAACCGACAAGGGCGTGTCATTGGCACCAATATCTCTGGCGGCAACGAACGCTTTAACGGCGCAGTAGGAGCATGGGGGGTAAAACTTTGTGCGCTTAATGCAGCTGGGGCGGGGTTAACTCTTGAATCAGCGTTACGCGAGGGCTTTGATGCCATAAGCGTTCAAGTCGTCCAAGCGGATCGGGCGCATTTCTTTCCCACAAAAAACCCCATGTCCATGGAACTTGTCGTTGACCGAAAAACGCGGCGTGTACTTGGCGTGCAGGGTGTCAGCCCATCGGGGGATGCTCTCGCGGCCCGCATCAACCCCGTTGCGGCCCTTCTTTCGCACAAGATTGACGTATCGGAAATATCTAACTTGGAAGTTCTGTATTCGCCTCCTTTTGCCTCGGCAATGGATATAGTCAATACCCTCGGTAATGCGGCTGACAACGTGCTTTCCGGCAGCTACAAGCCAATGACGCTTGAAGAATTTGATGCCGCATGGTCAGGTAGGGAGAAAGAAGATTTTTATCTACTGGACACCCGTCCAAAGGCCATGGGCGCGGTATTCGCAGAAAAATTTTCAGGTCATTGGCACAATATTCCGCAGGATGAAGTCGGAGAACGCTTAGCGGAAATTCCCGCTAATAAGCTTGTGATCATTACCTGTAATACGGGCTTACGGGCCTATGAAGCACAGCTTGTATTGACAAATGCTGGCAGAACGAACACGAGAGCCGTTTTCGGTGGTGTTACCGCGTCTACACGCTTCGGGACAAAATTTTAATCTCTCATAAGTAAACAACTATTTGCCTCCGACGGAACCTCCCCGAACGGCACTGCCCTCGGGGAGGTTCCGCCGGAGGTGCACGTCAGCCCTGAACGCAACAGGAAAAAAGGAAGTTGGGGATAATCCCGTTCGATTTCCCACGATCTAGCACGCGTATCTTTTTGTGGACACCAATCGTGTGGCTACGCTACCTAAAAATAGCTTATCGGGATATTCCCTTTCGCTGTTCAGGCAACTCCGGCACAGAGCGGGCGTGGTGGCGCTCCGAATGACAACACCTTTGCCGTCTATGCGGTGCTTGGTTTCACCAAAATATTGCCCTTCGGTGCTGCAGAATAGTCCAGCCCGTGGCGGCTCCAGTCCTTTGCCGAGGCGTTAGGCGGTTGTTGTGCATGTTCTATGGCAATTTTTACTTCCACTGTCCCTTTGCGGGAACGCAGTGTAGATACTGCGACGGAAAGAGTAAGCGAAGAAAGCACGCAACACTATTAAGCCCCTTGCGTAAATTGTAACGGCGTAAAGATATGGCTTTCTTTTTCACTTGAAGCTGTTTTAAGCGTTCCGAAGTGTGGTGCAGGCTTGTGGGTTGCCATAACCGGAATCATGGTTGTTGCAGCATATTCGAAGATAGCTCTTCGTGTCTTTGCCGCCTGATTTTCATCAATATCAAACATGAGAGTGACTTCTGGGTACGCAAGCTGAATTTCACTTACATGAAAAATGTCTCCAAGTACCAGCAAACACTTGTCTTCACTTTGCAAAAGGTACGCTGTATGCCCCG
The DNA window shown above is from uncultured delta proteobacterium and carries:
- a CDS encoding putative Transcriptional regulator, Crp/Fnr family (Evidence 3 : Function proposed based on presence of conserved amino acid motif, structural feature or limited homology) produces the protein MTGVLDLKTTFPFISILGIDLRKEFEEACTLQSIKQGTQLTDSGASCRFMTFVLAGRIKIFKLSHEGREITLFRVTSGECCIMSAACILSGKPFPAIAVAEEPITAITLPGGFFADFFSRSLVLQQYVMGMFADRFEAMSMLLEEVAFNRMDNRLAKFLLQKHHQGKLTTTHEAIALEMGTAREVVSRLLNDFQKKGYVQLSRGELFIKSFEALSQLSEN
- a CDS encoding hypothetical protein (Evidence 5 : No homology to any previously reported sequences); protein product: MHPDHIGGLVQGHKTVFPNATIYIAEKEKAFWTDSTNIETLSNPLKKIMKGPFEKAQEVLTVCKKQIAEFTPRDVEKEPKEILPGIEAIVAYGHTPGHTAYLLQSEDKCLLVLGDIFHVSEIQLAYPEVTLMFDIDENQAAKTRRAIFEYAATTMIPVMATHKPAPHFGTLKTASSEKESHIFTPLQFTQGA
- a CDS encoding Sulfurtransferase, coding for MLNKAIKIMFLGVLAFSLMGMGFGEHPDNATAYKKLSASQAKALMTDEEHYILLDVRTEEEFRERHIKGAILLPYTEIKNRAAFELSDKDALILIYCRSGRRNAIAAKELIGMGYTQVYDFGGINDWPYETASSADNSQQ
- a CDS encoding conserved membrane hypothetical protein (Evidence 4 : Homologs of previously reported genes of unknown function) gives rise to the protein MARKSWRNHLWIVTCVYFLLGLYNITFAWLGLIFFLIPLLIAFINGDKSYCNKYCDRGRLFRFLGSRLGVSRGKPMPALLKNRWFRYIFMIYFFGMFGSVVTATYLVASGASELDSTVKLFQALRLPLDWTHSIGAFPIWVTQFAFGFYSLMLTSLTLGLVTMLFFKPRSWCVYCPMGTMTQVICKLKCKDGSDI
- a CDS encoding FAD-dependent pyridine nucleotide-disulphide oxidoreductase, which translates into the protein MAKRILIIGAVALGPKAASRCKRLMPDAEVTLIDQSSRISYGGCGIPYFISDEVKNVAELQSTPYGAIRNEQFFEKHKDIKTLTNCQATHIDRKERIVTVQNLIDGSASTLSYDSLVLALGSSPNRPPIPGIELQGISSAVNLDEAEYIKSALSAKNNSHVVVVGGGFIGLELAVAIGEMWGIPTSVIEIAPQVLPNFLSPSFARMVQQDLASKNITVHTDEKVLRFEGKDGRVCKVITNKREIPAELVIMSAGVHPNTDIAKEAGLNVTEKGLLVVDEHMRTSDPDIYAGGDCVTIPNQVTGKPGWYPLGSMANRQGRVIGTNISGGNERFNGAVGAWGVKLCALNAAGAGLTLESALREGFDAISVQVVQADRAHFFPTKNPMSMELVVDRKTRRVLGVQGVSPSGDALAARINPVAALLSHKIDVSEISNLEVLYSPPFASAMDIVNTLGNAADNVLSGSYKPMTLEEFDAAWSGREKEDFYLLDTRPKAMGAVFAEKFSGHWHNIPQDEVGERLAEIPANKLVIITCNTGLRAYEAQLVLTNAGRTNTRAVFGGVTASTRFGTKF
- a CDS encoding hypothetical protein (Evidence 5 : No homology to any previously reported sequences), which translates into the protein MLSSLTLSVAVSTLRSRKGTVEVKIAIEHAQQPPNASAKDWSRHGLDYSAAPKGNILVKPSTA